The Mobula birostris isolate sMobBir1 chromosome 6, sMobBir1.hap1, whole genome shotgun sequence genome has a window encoding:
- the LOC140199443 gene encoding gamma-crystallin S-1-like, whose translation MGKIIFYEDRNFQGRHYECSSDCADLSPYFSRCNSIRVESDWWVLYERPNYMGYQYVLNKGEYPDYQRWMGFNDCVKSCRRFPQYQGRNYRIRIYEKPNFGGQMMEFMDDCPSVYDRFCYHDIHSCQVMDGYWIFYEHPNYRGQQYFLIPGEYRRYTTWGGYNSMIGSFRRMRDF comes from the exons ATGGGAAAG ATCATCTTCTACGAGGACAGGAACTTCCAGGGTCGGCACTATGAGTGCAGCTCCGACTGTGCCGACCTCTCCCCTTACTTCAGCCGCTGTAACTCCATCCGTGTcgagagtgactggtgggtgttgTATGAGAGACCCAACTACATGGGATACCAGTACGTCCTGAACAagggagagtatcctgactatcAGCGCTGGATGGGATTTAATGACTGTGTCAAGTCCTGTCGCAGATTCCCACAA TACCAAGGAAGAAATTACAGAATAAGAATTTATGAGAAACCTAACTTTGGAGGCCAGATGATGGAGTTCATGGACGACTGTCCCTCTGTCTACGATCGTTTCTGTTACCATGACATCCACTCCTGtcaggtgatggatggttactGGATCTTCTATGAACATCCCAACTACAGAGGCCAACAGTACTTCCTGATACCTGGGGAATACAGGAGATACACTACCTGGGGTGGCTACAACTCAATGATCGGGTCCTTCAGGCGCATGAGGGACTTCTAG